ACGAGCGAGGCGGCGAGCTCCTCCAGCATCGGGTCGAAAGAGATGACCAATGCGGGGGGGCCCGCACTCACGCACAGCGCCAGCGCCACCGGATCTGGCTCGGGGAAGCTTAGTGCAGCAGTAGAAGTAGGTGCCCTGTCAGCGTGGTCGGCGGGCGCACCCATGCCGATCTCCTTCGACTTAGTCTTGCATCGCCGATGTTGTCGTTGTCTCCCACCGACGCCCCCCATGGCCCCCGGTGCGGCACCCTTCGCACCGCCGCGCGGCGCGTGCTGGGAGGACGTAGGGTCGTCGCGAGCAGAGTACCGTGGCAGGTTGGCACCCACCGCCGCCGAGGTCGAAGCAGTCCTTCGCCTGTAGTCCTTGACGAGGTGCCCGAATCCACGACAGCGCAGGCAACGCCGTGGCAACCGACAAGTCGCTATTCGGTGCGAGTAGGAGAGGCAGTTGAAGCATCTGCCGTGAAGCTCTGCCGGGATCTTCTTGACCTGCGAAAGTTGCTTTTGGCTGGGGCGAGGCTCCGTCAAGGCAGCACCAGATCCTGTGACCTGCCGGGGGAGGATCTCACGCCACCCATCGGTGTTGGGGGCGGAGACCCATCCACGGCGGCCGAGGCGTTGGCGGGCAGGGACACAGCCATCCACTAGCAGCACAGGCAAGCCGTTCACCAGCTGCGGGCGTGGCTAGCAGCGCTTCCTCCGCCTACGGCCATGTCCCTGTCGGCCCCGCTCAGCGCCCGCACAGCCGTGCAAAGACCCTGCTCCGCGGCGCCCCAAAACTGCGGTTGAACGAGTTTGGCGACGCACGGGGGACGCTGAGGCCGGCTTCGTCGGGCGACAAGCGGCCTCCAGGTATGTCGCGGGGTGGTCGTCATCGGTCTCCTCGTCATTGTCGTCCGCCCACCGCCGGCTCTTCGAACGCCCTCCCGAGGAGCATCCGGGGAAGAACGGTGCCGCGGTCAGCGAGAGGGAGGATCTTGAGGCGTCCAGCGACGCCGTGACGGTAGCCCAGGGCCCGGGCGTGCCTGCGGTGTTGCTGGCATCCTGCCCCAGCGACGTTGGGGACGAAGCGCCAGAGCTGGCCCCCCCGGCCGTCAGCGGCGCGGCCGTGGTGGCGTCCGTGGCGGCGTCCTCATCCCCCGGCGGCATTCGCGCGAGCTCCGCGGGAGGAGGCGGCGATGGAGCGGCCGAGGCAGTTGCGGTCGCGGCGGCTGGTTCCGGCATCGGTGTCGGCGGCGGCGCAGGTGGCCGCGGAGGGGGCGCTGGAGCACTAAAGCCCGTGGATCCCGCATGGACGGGGTCGACGCCGTTGGTGGCTGCTGCAGTGGAGCCCGACATCATCATCGGTGTGGACAGAGCGGCGGCGGAGCCCGACCTCGACGGCAGCGGTTGCGTGGAGGGCCGCGGAGGGGCCGAAGAGCCGGATCCAGCGGGGACGGCCTCAGGTCCGCCGCCGGCCGTGGCGGCGGCAACTTCCGACGCCAGCATCCGCGCGGGCGGCCATAGATCCCACGGAGGCGCCAGAGTGCCAGATTCAGCGACATCTGTGGTGGGAAGggtaggggagggggagggggaggaggagggggagggggaaggGAGGCGGCTGgcgccggcagcggcggcgggtggGAGGCCGTCAGGTCAGGGCTCTCGAAGGGTTCCGCCTCTCGAAGGGTCGACCTTTACATGTTTGGGCCGGCAAATTAAACATTGATTAAACAATCAACAAAGGGACTGGGGTCGTTGTAGATGAGTTGAGCAAGGGTGGTCTTGCCCAGTCCTCCCATTCCAACGATGGGAACAACTAAGAGATCACCACCATTGCTAGCTTGATGATCGAGCAATATCTCAACAATTTTCTTCCTCTCCTTATCTCTAGATCTACTAACAATATTTTCAGGATCAACAATAACGGAATCCGTATCACGCCACTCCTTCCATGCTGGTGCGGTCTCAACCTCAAGCTTGTTGAATCCAAAGGTGTTCATTTCATCCACAAGGTCCTTGAAGGTGTCGACAATCCTGCGAAGCCTATAGGCCATCCTGATATGGAATGCAACACGGTTGTGGGTAGGGAAGAGTTTTACTCCAGCCATAATGCCAAGCTTGGCGATGTGCCCATTCTTCTTGGCTCGACGGCGGAGCGCCTCGTACTCAAAGTCATCAAAGACCTCGTTCGCCTCGTATGCCGCCGCCTTAAGCTACTCGAGCCATTTCTTCACTCCTCCTCGGCGAGACGCCTGCTTCTCGGCGTCGGCAATGACGTCGAGGATGGCAGGCAGCCAGCGCATGAGGGTCTTGTGGTGCTTCTCCATGCCCTCCATCACATTGTACTGATCCAGGAGAGAGCTGGACACCTTCTCCTGCACCAGGGACACCAGTGGGGCGACCACCAGGCTGGCCGCTAGTTCAGCCATTGGAGCACTCAGCAGAGCTCTGGATCGAGAACGTGCGCTCAGAGGGAGAGGAGAGCGCACAATGGCGTGCAGAGTGGAGAAGACAGAAGAGAATGGTCGCTCTGGAGGAAAACAGAGTGAGGCTGGGCATCGACTTCCTAGCTTTGCCCGTCAGCACAGCAGGGCATCTTTGGTTGCTGCATTCTATCTAATAACGCATAGTACTAACTAATATGGTACCATTACGGCTGGAGATCGAATCGAATGAATTATTTCCCTGTCTCTGTCTGtcttcatctctctctctcacgAAGGCTGAGGCTGTAAATCGAATAAattctttctctttctttgtCTTTCTATCTCTCTTTCTGTCTCATGGAAATCAAATAAATACCAGGTGGGGATTTGGTCGACATCAGTTGTCCAAGGAAGGCACCCCTGAAGACTGAAACGGTGGTGCTGCATAAATAATAATAGCTCGCATCCTGCTTTAACTTGGAGCTGTATGTTTCTCCATCTCACTTTGACAGTAGAAAAGCCTCCAGTATACTTGCTTCATCTACGCAAAAGAGAAAAGCAATGCATCTGTCACCCCTTTTTTTCATGTCCACGCACGCAAAGAACCTTTATCGGTTCCGGTTGAGAATTGAAACCGATGATGCATCGTCCGTCCGAGCTGGCACAAGAATGAGTCGAATCAACCACTGCAGCCTGCAGGGGGCGATGCATCGAGGAGAGAGAGGGAAGAACCGATGCAAGACTTGGAGTCGACTCCTGGTGCATAAAAAAATGGATTTGCACCTGCTGGTTGCTGCTCCTACGCCGATTTGAAGGCGGAGGCAGATCTCCGACCTCCGGGGCGCGGCTCAACGAGGCAGATCTGCGATCACCGGCTTGGTGTGGTGGCCACGAAGTAGGCCGTGGAGGTGCCGGTGGTGGCCGAGGGCGGGGCCGTGGTGCCACGGAGCTCGGTGGCCGAGGTGGTGATGGACGTGGATGTGGCGGTGGCAGCCATGGCCCATGGGCGAGGCCGGGGCTGGGGCGGCGCGGAGCTCTGTGGCCGAGGTGGCGCCGTTGGAGGCGGCGGCCCGGGGAATCTCCGCTCGGCCGGGGATGCGCGACAGCCTCCTGGTCACGGCGGCGATGGTTGTGCGGTAGGCGGCGGCAGAaaaaggagttttttttttttaaggaaGAGGCAGAAAAGGAGCTGGGACTCTGGGAGGACTTCAGTGCGTGTTTTTTGTTATTTGTCATGTGGGACCCACATTGCTTTTTACCATAAACGGATTCATCCCTTTGGTTGGATTACGTGGCTATACTAACTTCCGTGCGACTGTAGATGCTCTAACAAAAAGATCGAAACGGCAGTAAATAATCTCAACAATCTGTTTTGGACTGTAGTATGTTTGTTCATCATCTCACTCTGCCTCTGACGTACGGTGAGTAAAAATGGAGCATCTATGATCTATCTATTCCTTCCTTCATGTACACAAAGAACAGGGCCGGTACCAAAGAATAGTATCTATGTATAGCAGTACTAGGTGCAGAGCTGGTTGCAGAGGTAGTTGATCCTGTCCTGCGACGCGTCGGCGGGCGACGCGACGACGTACGTCTGGTTCCTGCCGCCCGCGCAGATGACGGTGAGCGTGTTCTCCTGCTGCATCGCCGTGCACGTGGTCGGCGAAGCGTCGCACCTCCACCTCTTGGTCGGCACGCAGCTGAGGTAGTGGCACCACGGGCAGTGCTCGTTCGCGTTGTACCCACGGAACAGCAGCACGGTGGCCACCGTGAACCCGACGACGAGCAGCACGGCGGCGGCCAGCCACAGCACGTACTGGTACGTCTTGTGCTTGCGTTTCACCGAGACCGGCGGCTGAGCAGCTGCTGCCGTTGGTTGCCTGTCAGGTTGTGCTGCTGCTGATACTCTTCTCTGCTGGGTGAGCCAGGCGAATTGCGGGCGGATGAAGAAGACGAAGCCgaggaggaagcccgagatgagGCCGCCGATGTGGGCGAAGTTGTCCACCCTGGGGAGGAGCCCCAGCGCCAGGTTCACCACAATCACCAGCACCAGCGTTAGCAACGCCGCCACCTGAAcgaattaatcaactgcaatgaTTATTTAATCCATCGGGCAAAATCTTTTGGAACCGAGGACGAAGATGAAGCTGATGATGAAGGATAGGATAGGATAGGATAGCAGGGAAATCAGGAAATGCATGATGTATACCTTGTTTGCGTACAGTGACCAGTTTGTTATGAGTTCAGAGAGCATGGAGCCAATGAGCCCGAACAGAGCACCGGAGGCGCCAACGGAGACATTGGACTGTATGAAGAGAGCAGACATCAGGCTCCCGCCAAAGCCAGAGATGAGGTAGACCAGACCGATCCTCACTGCATATTGCATTGCATCATAGGCATAAGTACTAGGCCGACGTGAAAATCTGTTCCCTTTTTTTCCTCCTTTGCAGAACAAAAACGAAAATCTTGCTGATTTTCTACTAGAATTTATCAATTTATCAGCATCTTGGATGGATAAGGGAGTTCCAAGTGTGACTGAAAAGAATGCATCTGATGTGCTAGTTTAAGTCTTTAAGCGAAGTAGGAATGAAGAATGGAGTAATTAATCCAAAGACAGTATGTATGATCACTTACCAAACCCGAATTCTTGCTCGAGGCGTATGCCGATGATTACGAGGCAGAGCATGTTGATGAGCAGATGAACAACTCCGGCGTGGAGCCAAATGCAGGTGATCAGACGCCATCCTTGGCGGCCATGGACAACCTTAGGCACATCGAGGGCACCCATCTTCACTAACCTGGCATTGAGATTTTgagataaaaaatatatattgttTTCAGTTTAGCCTCTGATGAGTACTGTACCTGAACGTACTGGTAACACAAGCAATgaaatcttcttcttctttttttgtccGACAGAAAAAGGGGGATGAAGTGAAAGTGAAACTCTAATTTTAATTTTGAAGtgagaaatgccatgtatgccaTCATCCACCTACTCTTCTTTGACTTTGCA
This sequence is a window from Miscanthus floridulus cultivar M001 chromosome 10, ASM1932011v1, whole genome shotgun sequence. Protein-coding genes within it:
- the LOC136485744 gene encoding RHOMBOID-like protein 2, giving the protein MKPAGGGDEEDVQVLVERPSSFSHSHSHQQGASSLPSSTSAAASRPPHHHRHRHHQQQVIRARPYYRRWSPWLVSAATVACVAIFLVTMYVNDCPRHNSNCAAGFLGRFAFQPLRENPLLGPSSATLVKMGALDVPKVVHGRQGWRLITCIWLHAGVVHLLINMLCLVIIGIRLEQEFGFVRIGLVYLISGFGGSLMSALFIQSNVSVGASGALFGLIGSMLSELITNWSLYANKVAALLTLVLVIVVNLALGLLPRVDNFAHIGGLISGFLLGFVFFIRPQFAWLTQQRRVSAAAQPDRQPTAAAAQPPVSVKRKHKTYQYVLWLAAAVLLVVGFTVATVLLFRGYNANEHCPWCHYLSCVPTKRWRCDASPTTCTAMQQENTLTVICAGGRNQTYVVASPADASQDRINYLCNQLCT